Below is a genomic region from Cellulomonas sp. P24.
CTCGATGGTGAGCTGCTCAGCGGGGTCGAAGACGATCATCACGTGGCCGACGCGGTTGGGGCCGAGGTAGCTGTCGGTGAAGATCAGGTCACCGGGCCGCTCCTGGCCGAGCGGCACCCGGTAGCCGTTGCCTTGCGCGACCCAGTTCTGCTGGGCAGCGGCAGTGCGCGGCAGGGTGATGCCGATCTGCGCGAACGCGGCCCGGGTGAACGCCGAGCAGTCCCATGCGGAGGGCCCGTTGGCGCCGTAGACGTACGGCTCGCCGAGCTGGGCGGTGGCGAACGCCAGGACGGTCGCGATCTGCTGGTTCGGCAGCTCGGGCAGGGCGGGGTTGCCGACGCCGCCGATGCCGCAGTCGGACGGGTCGCCCGCGACTACCCCTCCCCCGTACGCGGCGGCGTAGTACAGGACGTCGTTCACGTACCAGTCGGCGTGGTTGTACGCGAACAACGCTCGTCGCACGCCGTCGACGCCGGCGGTGACCCCCGACGCGGTCAGGTAGTTCGCCGCGCTCATCACCGAGTCGGCGTCGTTGCCGATGTTCGCGCGCCCGTCGCCGGATCCGTCGACGCCGTACCGGGCCCAGCTTTCGGGCATGAACTGCATGAGCCCCTGCGCGCCGGCTGAACTCGTCGCGCGGGTGCGCCCGTGGGCGGTCTCCTCCATGCCGACGCCCGCCAGCAGGGTCCAGGGCAGGTGGTACCGGTCGGAGGCAGCGAGGTAGAGCACCTTGACGGCGTCGGGGATGGTCGCGGCCGGGTTGCGCAGCGACGCCAGGCGAGGTGTGCCCGGTGCCGGCAGCTCGAAGCCGAGCCCACCCTCGCCGGCCGGATCACCGTCGGTGAGGACGACCGCCTTGGCCGAGGCTGCGTCGGAGACCGTGCAGGCCGCCTGGACGGCCCCGCCGGAGACGGTGGACACGATCGCCGCCGCGCCCATCAGAACCAGCGCGACCGGCATGACGAGGGCCACCACGATCCCGGTTGCGAGGACCTTCATGACCTACGCCGCCCCGGCGATGGCCTCGTTGGTCCACGTCAGCTGCTGCTCGACCGGGTGCAGCCGCGTCTCGACCTTGTACGGGTGCTCGCCGACCATCCACAGCGCCCGGCCCTTGCGCTGCATCGCCCACCCGGTGATCGCCGCGGTCGCCTGCGGGCCAAGGCCGAGCATCGCGTCCAGGTCGCGGGCGATCTCGGGCTTCTGGCCGTGCAGGATCTTGATGTCGGCGAGGTGCATGAGGTCCCGGGCGATGTTCGCGGCCTGGGAGCCGACGTCACCGACGGTGAGCATGTCGGACGGCTTGTGCGCGTTGGCCCACTGGATGTCACCGCCCTTGCCGGCCACGCCCCGCGACAGGCGGAAGTCCTCGTCCAGCGACTTCACGGCGTCCACGCCCAGGCGCATGATCTTCCACACCTCGTCGCGCACGACGACGCGCAGGTCCCCGGCGGGGCGATCTCGCGCATGCCCCGGCCCCAGGAGTTCAGCGCGAGCAGGGCGATGCCGATCGCCTCGTCGCCCAGCGGGCTCAGCCGCGACAGCGACAGGGACTGGATGGGGGCGGTCCAGTCGACGGCGATGTTCGTGTGGTCGTCGAACAGGCCGGCCAGGGCCCCGGAGACGAGTTGGCCCAGGGCGTCGCGCAGCAGGCGGCTCTCGTCGAGGAACTGCTGGCGGGTGGCGAAGCGGCACTGGTCGACGAGGGTGTCGCTGGGCTCGTCGAGGTGGTGCCACAGCTGCGGGATCGTCGTCTCGGTGAGGGTCGATGAGGCGTGCGCGTAGCCGGTGAGGTCGCGCAGTGCGGTCTTGACGATCACCTCCTCGGAGGGGCCGAATGGGACGCGTTGCTCGCCGATCCGCTGGCTGCCGACGAGGCCGCGGACGAGCGTCAGCCAGCGGGAGAAGACGATTGCGGCGCGCTGCTGTGCCTGCCGGGCGTTCAGCCGGTCCCAGCCGTCGCCGAGGGTCCGAACGCCAGCGGGTTCACCCGTGCCGGCATGCCGGGGCCGAGGGCGATGGGGTCGACGCCGAAGAATCGGCACAGCGGCTCGTACTCGTCCTTCGGGTCGCCGAGGATGAGGATGCGGTAGCCGAAGTCGGTCATGCGCAGGGCGAACGCCTTCGTGGTGGCGGACTTTCCGGTGCCGGGCTTGCCCATGGTGATGACGTTGGCGTTGGTGACGGGGATGTCGTCGCGCAGCACCCAGCCGATCGGGTCGGCGTAGAACGCGGTGCCCGACATCGTGTCGGCGCCCATCTGAGCCCCGGTCTGTGGCAGCCCGGGGCCGGCGACGAACGGCCAGAACGCCCCGGCCTGGTCGGAGGTCATCTGGTAGGACACCACCGGCGCCGACGCGGGTGCCCAGCCTAGGCCTCGTCGTCGGTCGCCGCGCGCCCGCACGTGCCGGAATAGCCTGTCGGGCGAGGCGGCGGGCGGCGTAGCGAGAGCGGCAGG
It encodes:
- a CDS encoding bifunctional lytic transglycosylase/C40 family peptidase, producing the protein MKVLATGIVVALVMPVALVLMGAAAIVSTVSGGAVQAACTVSDAASAKAVVLTDGDPAGEGGLGFELPAPGTPRLASLRNPAATIPDAVKVLYLAASDRYHLPWTLLAGVGMEETAHGRTRATSSAGAQGLMQFMPESWARYGVDGSGDGRANIGNDADSVMSAANYLTASGVTAGVDGVRRALFAYNHADWYVNDVLYYAAAYGGGVVAGDPSDCGIGGVGNPALPELPNQQIATVLAFATAQLGEPYVYGANGPSAWDCSAFTRAAFAQIGITLPRTAAAQQNWVAQGNGYRVPLGQERPGDLIFTDSYLGPNRVGHVMIVFDPAEQLTIEAGGSRVGHYDYGHWTDHHLFSIWRVGAAT